Proteins from one Thermodesulfobacteriota bacterium genomic window:
- a CDS encoding aldo/keto reductase, with amino-acid sequence MMKRMLGNSGMEVAPLAFGGNVFGWTADEPTSFRLLDAFTAAGGNLVDTADVYSNWVPGNSGGESETILGRWLGKNGNREKVLVATKVGKPMGPGRSGLSKSYILTAAEDSLRRLRTDRIDLYQSHEDDPATPPEETLEAFSQLIRQGKVRAIGASNYTPERLSESLETGARLGLPAYCSLQPRYNLYDRAEFERELLPLCLANGLGVIPYFSLASGFLAGKYRSEKDLAGRARGGFVKSYLTERGFRILDALDRVASEHRSSPAAVALAWLIARPGITAPIASATTLGQLHDLTGAMRLELNPDSIQLLDNASA; translated from the coding sequence ATGATGAAACGCATGCTCGGGAATTCCGGGATGGAAGTCGCGCCGCTGGCGTTCGGCGGCAACGTGTTCGGATGGACCGCGGACGAGCCGACCTCCTTCCGGCTTCTGGATGCGTTCACGGCCGCGGGAGGCAACCTGGTCGACACGGCGGACGTGTATTCCAACTGGGTCCCGGGGAACAGCGGCGGGGAATCCGAGACCATTCTCGGGCGGTGGCTGGGAAAAAACGGCAACCGGGAGAAGGTTCTCGTCGCGACGAAGGTGGGAAAGCCGATGGGACCGGGCAGGTCGGGACTGTCGAAATCCTATATCCTCACCGCCGCGGAGGACTCGCTCCGGCGGCTGCGGACGGACCGCATCGACCTTTACCAGTCCCACGAGGACGATCCCGCGACGCCTCCGGAGGAAACGCTGGAGGCGTTTTCGCAGCTTATCCGGCAGGGGAAGGTCCGGGCGATCGGAGCGTCGAACTACACGCCGGAGCGGCTCTCGGAATCGCTGGAAACGGGCGCGCGGCTCGGGCTCCCCGCGTATTGCAGCCTCCAGCCGCGGTACAACCTTTACGACCGCGCGGAATTCGAGCGGGAGCTCCTCCCCCTTTGCCTGGCGAACGGGCTGGGCGTGATCCCCTATTTCTCCCTCGCCAGCGGGTTCCTTGCTGGAAAATACCGGTCGGAAAAGGACCTCGCCGGCAGGGCGCGAGGCGGTTTCGTCAAGAGCTACCTGACCGAGCGGGGTTTTCGCATTCTGGACGCATTGGACCGGGTGGCTTCCGAACACCGTTCGTCACCGGCTGCCGTGGCGCTCGCCTGGCTGATCGCGCGGCCCGGGATCACGGCGCCGATCGCCAGCGCCACCACGCTGGGGCAGCTGCACGACCTGACTGGAGCGATGCGGCTGGAGCTGAATCCGGATTCGATCCAGCTCCTCGACAACGCCAG
- a CDS encoding DUF1499 domain-containing protein, with protein sequence MKPGGAMHIAAVAAFLLSAAAALAAGIAGPGYRAGWWGFRQGFDILRWAAYLGAAGAAASILAAIFTRPGSGRRGFAAALAGIALGATAFGVPYGWSRIAGQVPRIHDITTDTDDPPAFVAILPLRKDAPNPAEYGGPEIAAKQRAAYPDIRPFKTGISTSRAYEAALVTAERMKWEVVEENPAEGRIEAVATTRWFGFKDDVVIRISPTAEGGCVLDIRSVSRVGISDVGANARRIRAFLGRFAKTAGSGG encoded by the coding sequence ATGAAGCCGGGTGGCGCCATGCACATCGCGGCCGTCGCCGCCTTCCTCCTTTCCGCCGCGGCTGCGCTTGCCGCCGGGATCGCCGGGCCGGGGTACCGCGCCGGATGGTGGGGATTCCGGCAGGGCTTCGACATCCTCCGCTGGGCGGCGTATCTCGGGGCGGCGGGCGCCGCGGCTTCGATCCTTGCGGCGATTTTCACCCGGCCGGGCAGCGGGCGCCGCGGCTTCGCGGCCGCGCTTGCGGGGATCGCGCTCGGAGCGACCGCCTTCGGCGTGCCCTACGGCTGGAGCCGGATCGCCGGCCAGGTTCCGAGGATCCACGACATCACCACGGACACCGATGATCCGCCGGCCTTCGTCGCCATCCTCCCGTTGCGTAAGGATGCGCCCAACCCGGCGGAATACGGCGGCCCCGAAATCGCCGCGAAGCAGCGCGCGGCGTATCCCGACATCCGGCCGTTCAAGACCGGCATCTCCACTTCCCGGGCATACGAAGCCGCCCTCGTGACGGCGGAGCGGATGAAATGGGAGGTGGTGGAGGAAAATCCCGCGGAAGGACGGATCGAGGCCGTGGCCACCACGCGCTGGTTCGGCTTCAAGGACGACGTCGTCATCCGCATCTCCCCCACGGCGGAGGGCGGATGCGTCCTCGACATCCGGTCGGTCTCCCGGGTGGGGATCAGCGACGTCGGCGCCAACGCCCGCCGGATCCGGGCGTTTCTCGGACGGTTCGCGAAGACCGCGGGAAGCGGGGGATGA
- a CDS encoding aldo/keto reductase, producing MEYVNLGNTGTRVSRICLGCMTYGAKKWREWVLEEEESRPFIRRALELGINFFDTADVYSLGRSEEILGRALKDFGPGRDKLVIATKVFGVMGDDPNRRGLSKKHIRHSIEDSLRRLGTDYVDLYQIHRFDPSTPIEETLEALTGVVRSGKALYVGASSMYAWQFAGMLHAAERQGYSRFVTMQNHYNLLYREEEREMIPLCRKEGIGLLPWSPLARGLLSRRLPAEGFGDTSRARTDDFAHKLYYRPDDAVVIGKVAEVAERRGAPMAQVALAWILGRPGVAAPIVGASRMEHLEDAVKALDIRLTDEERAELEAPYRPHPVLGHD from the coding sequence ATGGAGTATGTGAACCTCGGGAACACGGGGACCAGGGTGTCCCGGATCTGCCTCGGCTGCATGACCTACGGCGCGAAGAAGTGGCGCGAATGGGTGCTGGAGGAGGAAGAAAGCAGGCCCTTCATCCGTCGGGCCCTGGAACTGGGGATCAATTTCTTCGACACCGCCGACGTGTACTCCCTCGGGAGGAGCGAGGAGATCTTGGGCCGGGCGCTGAAGGATTTCGGGCCGGGACGGGACAAACTGGTCATCGCCACCAAGGTCTTCGGCGTCATGGGGGACGACCCGAATCGGCGCGGCCTGTCGAAGAAGCACATCCGCCATTCCATCGAAGATTCCCTACGGCGCCTTGGGACCGATTACGTGGACCTGTACCAGATCCACCGGTTCGATCCGTCCACTCCCATCGAAGAGACGCTCGAGGCGCTGACCGGGGTCGTGCGCTCCGGGAAGGCGCTGTACGTCGGGGCCTCCTCGATGTACGCCTGGCAGTTCGCCGGGATGCTCCATGCCGCGGAGCGTCAGGGGTACAGCCGTTTCGTCACGATGCAGAACCATTACAACCTGCTCTACCGGGAGGAGGAGCGGGAGATGATCCCGCTTTGCAGGAAGGAAGGGATCGGGCTTCTCCCCTGGAGCCCCCTCGCCCGCGGACTTCTTTCCCGGCGGCTCCCCGCGGAAGGATTCGGGGATACATCGCGCGCCCGGACGGACGATTTCGCCCACAAGCTGTATTATCGGCCGGACGATGCCGTCGTGATCGGAAAGGTGGCCGAGGTCGCGGAGCGCCGGGGCGCGCCCATGGCGCAGGTGGCGCTCGCCTGGATCCTGGGGCGGCCCGGGGTGGCCGCGCCGATCGTCGGAGCGAGCCGGATGGAGCACCTAGAGGATGCGGTGAAGGCGCTCGATATCCGCCTGACCGACGAGGAGCGCGCGGAGCTCGAAGCGCCGTACCGGCCGCATCCCGTGCTCGGGCACGATTGA
- a CDS encoding NAD(P)H-binding protein, with product MKSPIVVCGATGNVGRRIVEALLAAGEPVRVIGRERVRLGPLAARGADPLPGDLEDTAFLESAFSGARAAFVLIPPKLHAPDLRRYQNKVSDAIVSALAKAKVPRVVTLSSIGAHLPEGTGPILGLHDLEEKLAGLPAAAVHLRPGYFHENHLWSIPAIRSQGVNIGALRPEAPIPMVATEDIASEASRLLLRDSFSGREVRYLLGPKDYTMSEVTRILGKSIGTPALQYIPAAEEDMRRAMTGMGMSRSVVEAMLEMYRGFNAGKIRPTRERGPESTTPTTLEDFAESVFAPAYRAAA from the coding sequence ATGAAATCCCCGATCGTCGTCTGCGGAGCGACGGGAAACGTGGGCCGCAGGATCGTGGAAGCGCTCCTTGCCGCCGGCGAGCCGGTCCGTGTCATCGGAAGGGAACGGGTGCGATTGGGCCCGCTGGCCGCCCGGGGAGCGGATCCACTCCCGGGAGACCTCGAAGACACCGCGTTCCTTGAGTCGGCGTTTTCCGGAGCGCGCGCAGCGTTCGTCCTGATCCCGCCCAAACTCCACGCCCCCGACCTGCGGAGGTACCAGAACAAGGTCTCGGATGCGATCGTTTCCGCCCTCGCGAAGGCGAAAGTCCCCCGTGTCGTCACGCTGAGCAGCATCGGGGCGCACCTCCCGGAGGGGACGGGGCCGATCCTGGGCCTCCACGATCTGGAGGAAAAGCTGGCCGGGCTCCCTGCCGCCGCGGTCCACCTCAGGCCCGGCTATTTCCACGAAAACCACCTCTGGAGCATCCCCGCCATCCGCAGCCAGGGGGTGAATATCGGGGCGCTTCGCCCCGAGGCGCCGATCCCCATGGTCGCAACGGAGGACATCGCCTCCGAGGCGTCCCGCCTGCTCCTTCGGGATTCCTTCAGCGGACGGGAAGTGCGATACCTCCTCGGTCCGAAGGATTACACTATGTCCGAGGTCACGCGGATCCTCGGAAAATCGATCGGGACGCCGGCGCTTCAGTATATCCCCGCCGCCGAGGAGGATATGCGCCGCGCGATGACCGGCATGGGGATGTCGCGGAGCGTCGTCGAGGCGATGCTCGAAATGTACCGGGGCTTCAACGCCGGGAAGATCCGTCCGACCCGGGAAAGGGGCCCCGAAAGCACGACCCCGACGACCCTCGAAGATTTCGCGGAATCCGTCTTCGCCCCGGCGTACCGGGCGGCGGCGTGA